The sequence GATGCAGAGCTTGCCGTCGCGGTAGCTGCCATAGACCATCTGGTCGATGGTGCCCGAGTAGGTGCTGATCCCGTACTTGAAGATCACTTTCATAGCTTTTACCTCCTTTTTTAGTAGTAGGGAACATATCCCTCCATATATAGTGGGTTACGTTTTTTTAATGAAGAATGAAAATTGAGTAATGAAGAGGGAAAAAGGGCAAAAGGGGAAAGGGGCAAAAGGGGAAGCTGCGCCAGTGTTACACCCTTCCACGCTTTCACGTTTTCACGTTAATGGCTCCGCGTTCTGTTCATTCGTGTAATTCGTGGACACCTGTCTTTATCCGTTCAATCCGTGAAATCCGTTGAATCCGTAGGGGAAAACCAGATGAATCTGGTGGACCGATCGAATGAATTCGGTGTTCCGGCCAATGCGCCAGCCCCTTTTCCCCTCTTCCCCTTTTTCCCTTTTCCATCCAGCATTATAGCTCCTGATCCCCTATGAAATATATATTGACAAAAACCCGACTTGCAAATATGTTGTCCTCATTTAAAGGTATAATTTTACAAGGAGATAAATAATGTACGAGCGCATTCAAAACAAGCGGTATCTTTACCGGGAACTGGAACAGTTCATGGACAAATACGCCTCCATGAAGGGTGTCCGGGTGCTGCGGATCCTGCTCCGCGAGCCCAACACTCCCATCGACGTGATCGACCTGACCCTGCGGCTGAGGTTTGCCAATCCCCGCCAGAAAGTGGTGGAGAAATTCAAGGCCGCCGCCTTTCCGGATATCCCCATGGCGGATGGAAAGGCCCTGGGACAGTACAAGAACAGGATGAACCAGCTCATCGCCCGGAAAGCCCGGCGCCTGGCGGAGGAGGAAGGCGCGGACTGCTCGGACCTGGATTGGGAGATCGGCTGGCTGAAGCGGGAACTGCGGAACATCACCAAACCCAACGGCGATATCAAGAACATCAATCCGGATAAAAAGAAGGCCTACATGTCCTACCGGAACGCCATGGTCAGGCTGCTGAACAAGGCCCGCGAGGAGAATCCCGCGGTCTGGGATCTGGTCCGCCGGAGCCTGGTTTGCGGTAAAACCTTCATCTGGCTTGATAACCAGGGCTGATAAACCTCAAAATCCAGAACGGGAATCATTCCAATCCAGTAAATATAAGTTTTTCAGTCACATCCGCTGATAGCTAAAATAAGTATCGCTAAATGATAAAAAGCTGTTGACAGCAAACCCGCCCACCGGAATTCTGACCCCAAGATTTTCAAGGAGGTACTACTGTGCGGGACGACCTGGAACAAGCGAAGAAAGCGACTTGGGAAGAGCAATGGCCGGAAGCGGCGGAGCTATGCGGAAGGGGCCTGGAGCGGCTGAAAGAACACGGAAACACCGATCCCGAGGGACTTGAGCTGCTCAAGAAAGCGGCCAGCCTTGGCTATCCCTGGGGCCACTACAAATACGCCATATCCTGTTTCTACCATCTGAACGAGCCCAAAACGGCCTTTCGCCACTTCAAAAAGTCCGCGGCGGCCGGTCACCTGGATTCCCTCTATCACCTCGGATTGCTGTATCAGAAAGGATTAGCGAGCCCTTCCCGCCTTTCCAAGGACCCCTCCGTGGCGGAGGTCCAGATCCAAAGGGAGGCCGTCAGATGTTATCAGGAAGCCGCGGAAGGGGGCCACTGGACCGCCCAACTCAATCTGGGCCTGATGTACCTCAGCGGGATGGGGGTCGGACGCTTCTACAGAAAAGCCTTCAAGCTCATCTTCAGCTCCGCTTGCCAGAACTATCCTCCGGCGATGGCGCAGCTTGCACGGCTCTATCTGGATGAATGCAAAGCCGGCTACAACCTGATCGAAGCCTATATCTGGGCGCTGCTGGAGGCAAACGGCGAGGGATGCAAAATAGCTGAGGAGATCGAGCCCAAACTCTCCCCAGCCCAGATCCACTCCGCCCAGGAGGAGGTTGACAGACGCCAGGATATCCTTTTGTCAAAAGGCTTCCTCAGCGAAGAAGATTTCGTGCCCTTCACCAAAAAGAAGGAAGAAAGCCCGGCCCCGCCTGAAACCGGGAAGCTAAAGACAAGCCATCAGAACGGAGGGACCGTCCCATCCGAATCCCCAAAAAGCGCCCACCGCTCCGGGATCTGCCTGGCCGATTGGAACATCCAAAAACTCTCAGAGCTAAAACTGGTCTATTACCTAAAGGACAAGAATATCACCTTCTCATACCGGAAACACAAGGCCACCTTTCCCGCTCAAAAGCTCTTCCTCTCCAACTGTCTCACTCTCCTGCTCATGCACGACAAACACGTCAACTACGGGGAGCAGGAGGTCGGCTATTACGACACCACAATAGCGGATCAGCGCAGAAACTCAAAGCGCAATAACAGGGGTGTCGTTTCCGATTTCAACCTCGAATTCCGCAAACTCTTCGGCCTCGGAAAAGAGGCCAAGGCTTTTGAGTGGCTTCCCGCCGGCCCCAGCTACCAACTGAAGAGCAACTTCCACCTGGAAGTAAAATACTAAGTCCAAACATTGGTTGAGATTGATTTTATTCAACTGGCTTGACGGGGTTCTCGGATACAATGGAATAACCGCGTTGTTAACTGTACGAGAAATGTGTTGTATGTAACGGCATTATTGAACTCAGCCAAAGGCCGTTTAATGAATCATAAAGACACAATCGGTTAATAGTTTATATATCTCTCTTCATATGTCATCTGCATTCTATCGGCTTGTTTTTCGAGCATTGATATACTTGAATTAATCCAACTTCTATCCTTTATTGAGTTTTCTTCTTTCAATTTCTTCAGTAGCTCAATTTGGAGTCTAACATATGAGACCCCGGAACCGATTGTGAATGCTGAACCAAGATTAGAAAAGAGTGAGTTTCTGAAATCTTCACTCTGCCAATAATCTCTGATTAGGGATATCGCAAGAGACGTCCACTGTATGGATTCATTTTGTTTTTCATACAAGGGAATGATATTTATGACATGAGTAGCTCCCGAGAGACCTTTTTTCTTACACCATGATAATATCTTATCTTCGTTAGTCATTCCAATCAGGTTACTTGAAATTCCCTCTCCTGCTGTCCAACCGAAACTATGTTTAAGACGCAATTGAAGTAAAGAGTCTTTTTTGACTAGTAATTTGGTAAACTCGTTCCAAAAATCGTCAAAGAAAGATTCATACAAGAGACTAAAAATTTCGTGACAAGAATCTATGGTCCTAACGTCTTTCTGATATAGTTCGATATATGCTTGAAAAACTAGCTTAGCTATCTTACTGCTATTTGAAGGAGAGTCTTTTAGATGAATGACCGCTAAGCTAGACCAGTCATACAACACATCTTCTATAAACGTGGTGTATTCCAAAAGTTCCTTATCAAGGAGTAGAGGTGTAATGAAATCACGATAACTCCTGTATATTTTTTTGTTAACAAATATATCCATGTAACATATCATTAGAGTTATCTGTTTTCCGATAATACCATATGAACATAGCCTCTCATAGAATAACAACCTGTCGGGAATAGATAGGTGTTCCGTAGCCCTGCCGTACTTGAAGAAAACAAACTCTTTGATCATCTCAGGCTTAATGTCCACTATTGTGAATAATGAGTATATATCATCCATTGATGCCTTAATTTTCGTTACAATCGTTAAAGCGTATTTATTTAAAGGGTCCTGTGAAACGAGATTTTCTATGAAATTAGTCTTGTCCTGATGCCCACACTCAGATAAAACTCCAATAACAAAACCGAGATTAACATTTGTATTTGTTTTGATAAACTCAAGTGAGGAATCCAGAACATCATGTACTTGGTATTGCCTATTAGATAACATCCTACCAAAGTAATATGCTTCTCTTGCCATTGGATCAAAAAGAAGACCGAGATAGTTTGTAACTCGTATCTTATCTTTTATAAGATCATTAACCAAGCCTTCAATTTGTGATTCTGTAGTATTTGACTTGTCTTCAGTCTCATATTCTGGGGTCACTACAGTACACACGATTCTCATTTTGTACTCATTATCATACAAAGACTCAACGTATCTAATAGCTGAATCACGATGTAGGGGATTCTTAAAATAATTGAACTTCATAGCAGTATTCAAAACAGATTGTAGCTTAATGATGTTATCGGAATTCCATTCCTGTTCCATAAAGACATTTAGGAAAGACTCCCAATAACCCGCACAGATTAAATTGCTAAGTCCATTAAGAACTATATTGATTGCTTGCTCTTTGTACGCGTCTTTTGAAGTGATCATAACCTTTCTTAGAATAGAAAGACTGTTTGCTATGTAATCTTCTATCTCTTCCAACGTTGTTGGACGGTAATCAATCTTAGATAATTGTCCTCCAATATATTCTGCACCGCATGATCGTGTAAAATAGCGTACTCTGATGCTCTCTTCAAGAATTTTCAGTATTAAGGGTAAGGTCGCATCATCGGCTTCTTCGTACCACTCAGATATTAGTCTCATTCTATCTTCTAGACTAGCTTCAGTACCAGGTAGGAAAATATGAAACAAGTTTGCAAGTATCCCAGTTGCATTGTTGGCATAAGGTTCATTTTCCCCGAGTGCCAACTTGTAGAGGACTCGTATGGATTCATCAGAGAACTCTCTTGAGAAAACAAGTTTTTCTAATGATAATACGATGTAACGTCTGATTGTATCCAATGATCTTATTTCTTCGTCTGACAATCTGCTAAATGTTTGATTCATGACGTTTAAACATAATTGTGGGTGGACTTCACATATAGATAAGAATACTCTGGCTCCTCGTTCGGTTAAGAGGATATTGTCGGCCGAAAAAGGAGAAAACTTACTATTAACAAGCTTTTCAATAATAACTTCAATCTGGTTTAACCCAGCGAATAATTTTATCTGCTTACAAAAACTATCCATGAGTCCTACTTTTTCAATCTTTTCAAACAAACTATCTTGATCAGCAGGCTGTAATCTTGCTATGTAATCCTTTGCAAGGTACAAAGCCAAAGGTTTAGGTCTTAATGAAATATATCTCCCTCTTACATCAAAAATGCCTTTCGCCAAACCTCTATTACATGTTTCCCAAAAAATCTGACTACGATCCGGTACATTCTCGTTGAAAATCACCAGGGTATTGGCAAGAAACTCTCTTTGTTCCTTAATCTCAGGTTGATTGCTGTCATCATAGAAACCAAAAAATGAGAACAGCGCACATACTTGTAAGACAAATATTGCTCTTTCTAAGTCACTCCCATATATATTTTTCAGGATTTTTCGGGGGACATCTTCATCAATATCAAGTATATTGCCCCTGCTGCCAGACTTCCTCATAGAAGAAATAGATTGCACTATTAACTGCGCAAAGAAGACAAAACCAGATGAATAATCCTCTATCCGAAACTTATCTGAAGCGCTCAATAAAGGGTTATTATCAATATACATCTTGACTGCCTGAAGACAAACTTCCGGTCTAATATGTAACTTCAAACAACCTTTAAACTCATTATGGGTTGAATCCGCTTCTGATGAGATTATAATGATTTTATTATTACCACTTGTTTGGTCAGCTATCCTTTTAAGAGGGTAAGCTTCCTCTAAACCGCAGTTTTCAATAATGAAAACAAGGTGATTATGCTTGCTTAACAATTTCTTAACTTCGTCAAAGGGAGTTATCGTTGATTGACGATTGATCCATATAATTCGCTTACCCTCTTTTCGTGATTGACTTGGATCTAGAGAAGACAAGTAACTATCAATTGCGTTAACAACAAAATGCGTTTTACCGATCCCCGATAATCCACTGATAACACATAGATTAGTAGTGTTATCATCATTAAGAAATTTGATAATTTCATCTTTCCATTCAGAAAGGGTACCACACTCAATATAGCTGCTGGAGAGTAAACCAACATCTGATATAGATGTTCTCCAGATATTGTAGGGAAGTATGTCTGCAAAAAGAGATTTTCCCAAGACCCAGTTTACGTACTGTACCGCTAAAAAATCTTTATTCACCCATCTGCATACAGCATTTGCCTCAACCACCTTAATTCTATTCTTCGGGTATTTGCTGTTATAGTATTTCTTTATTACTTCATGAGTGGATTCAATAATCGAGCTTATAGTAGTTGATGGATACTCATACTTTATAACCCAGATAAAATGAGCACCATTATTCAGCAAATCGTTCAATCGCTTTTTCAACCCAAATTTATTCTCTTTTACACTTTTAAGATTCTCTTGTTCCGTCTTTGTGGGGAAGGGCCGCAGGCTTTTATTTACATTGGCGGGAGTATCAAATCTCCCTGCTTTAAACTGATAAACAGTATGTGGACTTTTAATATGATCAGTCTGTTTCCCTGCATCAAGCACAAGAGCATCTATACCACCATCTTTTTTTGATGCAGAGCATAATTGTAGGTCGCTTAACAGAATCTTGTTATTCGTCATTTCAAGAACAAGCAAAAACTCTATTAATTCAACAAACCCCTTACTATCGAACTCAGAGGCCATTATTTTCTCTGTTTTTACCGAAAACATATATCCTCCTTCGGTACAGTAACAAATTATATTCCCAATTCTCACAATGATGGAGGTTGCCGTATTAGTCAAGCGAAAAACTGATGTCACAAGAAATTTCAGATATATATCTGGATATATGAGTTTGAGATCAGAGAATCAATTCCACTTAAACCAATTTAATTATCCTTGTGCAAGCATCTCAAATAATATCACAATCTGTCCAAGGTCATTTTTCAAGATTCTTTAATCAGAGAATCAAGGAACAAATCCTTTCCGAATCTAGTGTATTCTGAAGTGCAAGAATCACGGACTTCGCCAGTCACATAGCACATGTACGTAATAGCCTCTAATTTCAAGCACTCTTTGTTTCAAACCAAATCATTCAAATCAATTCTGAACATTTCTTGGCTGTATCTCACGCTATACTGTATCTTTGGGTTATGATGGATATGTCCTGCTTTCTCAACCGTTCTCAACGCAAAGCTCTCAAAATTTCTCAATGAGAGAGATTGAGAATAGTTGAGAACTTTTTTGCCTCTCCAAGTCCCTAACTGTAAGCATATTATAGACTTTGCCCCCAGATATATCTCAATTTCAGCTCAATTGAGAACGTAGTAGTGTGGGTCCCGGTTTTCCGGGATACTACTGATCCAAGGAGGTACCCTGTGTACCGAAATTACCATCCCACACTGCTGCTGGCAAAGGCTCCCGACCTCATCAGCGCCGGAAAAGCCCCTGCCGAACCCTTCGCCGATCTTGGCGAAGACCGCAATTCCGCCGTCAAGTATCCCGTAACTGTCGGCGCCAACGTTTCTGATCCGTCCAGGATCTGCACCCGCGACATCGCCCACGTGATCTCCTGCGTCAAGCGGGGGATCGTGGAGGGTATTGACATCCGGGCCCAGATCCTCACCATCCGCGAAATTCAAAACCAAACCCTGGCCAACGCCATGAAAAAACAGCTCCCCTGGTTCTGCGGCTCGCTCTGCGAAGGGCGGAGAAGCAACAAGGCCGTGAAGCTGGCGCACTTCATCGTCTATGACCTCGACCACGTCCGGGATATCGAAGCCGTGAAGAGCGAGGCGATCGCCCGGCTGCCTTTCATCCGCTATGCCTTCCGCAGCGTGCGCGACGGGGTCAAGCTGATCGCCTGGCTGGACAAGCCCGTCACGAACGAAAAGGATTTCCGGCTGATCTGGGAATATCTGGCTTTGCAGATCGAGACCGTCCTCCGGCTCAAAGTGGACCGCACCAACGACTGGAGCCGGGCCTGTTTCTTCAGCTACGACCCGGACCTGATCGTCAGCCCCCAGTGCCTGCTGGTGAGCGTGGAATCCGTCCTCCGGGACGCCGGGTTTCTTTTGGAGATGGTCCGGGCGGGCAAAATGCGCGCCAGCCAGGTATTTGGATCTCAGGAACAGAGGGGAGAAGGCACGCTGGAGTCGAGCCCGCCCACGCTGGAGTCGAGCCCGCCCACGCTGGAGTCGAGCCCGCCGAAAGACAAGCTCGCTCCAATCAATCCCAGTCTGAGCGGCGGCGGGCATGGACTCCAGCAAGACCGATCAACTAAGACTGACAAAGGTCCTGGAGTCCATGCGAGCCGGAATCAAAACCTGGCTGCTGAGCAGGAAAACCAACAGACCGGCCCGCTCGACTCCAGGGTTACCCACGCCGGCACGCTGGACTCCAGGGCAGACACCTTCGAGAAAGCCCGTATGATAGTCCAGAAGCTCGCCAAACTAAAGATCGAGTACATTGACTGGATCAGCATCGGAATGGCCCTGTACGCCGGATTTGGGGAAATGGGGCGCGAACTCTGGGACCTGTTCCAGGACAACCCCAATTACGCTGACGACCAGAGGCTGATGGACACCAAATGGCGCTCCTTCCGGCAGGTGCGCGAAATTGGCCTGGAAACCCTGTTCTTCCTGGGAGGCAAGTATGGCTGCCAGGTTTGAAAAGACAGGCACGCAGATCACGCAGATCACGCAGATAAAAGAGAGCGCGGATAATGAGGAAAAGATGATGCTGAGGATAAACGGAGGAACGCGGAAAAGCGCTGAAATCGAACGGAAAAACACGGAAAAAAATGGGCGGGGAGGTGTAATCATTATCCTGACCGGCATGAGCTCATTATCAATCCGCTCATTAATCCATTTTTTCCTGTGCCTCCTGCGCGTCCCCAATTTATTAAAAAATCTGCGGAATCTGCGAAATCTGCGTGAGACCCCCTCTTTTTCCTCAAGATCTGCGTTCGCTTTCAGGAGGCTCCATGCGTAACGAACTCCTCTCCCTCTTCGGCAGGAAGCGCAGCGAGGTCCTGGACCAATCCCGCCTCCCGCTCTTCATGCGCGAATACCTGGACGCCGCCACCCGGAACACGGATTGCAATCCCGGCCTGCTGCTAACGGCCTGGCTGCCCTTCATCGCGGTCAATATCGGCAACAGGGTCTACATGCTCTCCAATTCGCTGCGGAT is a genomic window of Candidatus Syntrophosphaera sp. containing:
- a CDS encoding sel1 repeat family protein → MRDDLEQAKKATWEEQWPEAAELCGRGLERLKEHGNTDPEGLELLKKAASLGYPWGHYKYAISCFYHLNEPKTAFRHFKKSAAAGHLDSLYHLGLLYQKGLASPSRLSKDPSVAEVQIQREAVRCYQEAAEGGHWTAQLNLGLMYLSGMGVGRFYRKAFKLIFSSACQNYPPAMAQLARLYLDECKAGYNLIEAYIWALLEANGEGCKIAEEIEPKLSPAQIHSAQEEVDRRQDILLSKGFLSEEDFVPFTKKKEESPAPPETGKLKTSHQNGGTVPSESPKSAHRSGICLADWNIQKLSELKLVYYLKDKNITFSYRKHKATFPAQKLFLSNCLTLLLMHDKHVNYGEQEVGYYDTTIADQRRNSKRNNRGVVSDFNLEFRKLFGLGKEAKAFEWLPAGPSYQLKSNFHLEVKY
- a CDS encoding PriCT-2 domain-containing protein → MYRNYHPTLLLAKAPDLISAGKAPAEPFADLGEDRNSAVKYPVTVGANVSDPSRICTRDIAHVISCVKRGIVEGIDIRAQILTIREIQNQTLANAMKKQLPWFCGSLCEGRRSNKAVKLAHFIVYDLDHVRDIEAVKSEAIARLPFIRYAFRSVRDGVKLIAWLDKPVTNEKDFRLIWEYLALQIETVLRLKVDRTNDWSRACFFSYDPDLIVSPQCLLVSVESVLRDAGFLLEMVRAGKMRASQVFGSQEQRGEGTLESSPPTLESSPPTLESSPPKDKLAPINPSLSGGGHGLQQDRSTKTDKGPGVHASRNQNLAAEQENQQTGPLDSRVTHAGTLDSRADTFEKARMIVQKLAKLKIEYIDWISIGMALYAGFGEMGRELWDLFQDNPNYADDQRLMDTKWRSFRQVREIGLETLFFLGGKYGCQV